From the genome of Niabella agricola, one region includes:
- a CDS encoding glycoside hydrolase family 43 protein: MKLFKKNGFLLSLMLCGIAASTQNPIVQTMYTADPAPMVYNDRLYVYTTHDEDESTWFTMNNWKVYSTNDMVNWTDHGIILSYSDFEWGKGDAWAAQCVEKNGRFYLYTPMISKVNNRGAIGVAVADSPFGPFYDPLGKPLVQSDWGDIDPTVFIDNDGQAHMYWGNPQLKYVKLNEDMISYSGAIIEVPMTEAAFGKREGDPKRPAKYEEGPWLYKRNSLYYLFWPGGPLPEFIGYSTSKSARGPWTYGGIIMPAEGKSFTNHPGVIDFRGKTYFFYHNGALPGGSGFNRSVCVEELKFNKDGSITPFKMTGGIQKGIATLNPYQLVQAETISWSEGMKALQNEKVGVFVMATNNGAYSSVQNVDFGSRGASAFSARVGTTHNSGVTMEIRLDSLQGPLAGILKVPMTGGSDRWALPEIKLDKKITGVHNIYFVCKGKAASGILYFDYWRFI; this comes from the coding sequence ATGAAACTTTTTAAGAAGAACGGGTTCCTGCTATCGCTGATGCTTTGCGGGATAGCCGCAAGCACACAGAACCCTATCGTGCAAACCATGTATACCGCTGATCCCGCCCCGATGGTTTACAACGACAGGCTTTATGTGTATACAACGCACGATGAAGATGAGTCTACCTGGTTTACAATGAATAACTGGAAAGTATATTCAACCAACGATATGGTGAATTGGACCGATCACGGCATTATATTGTCGTACTCGGATTTCGAATGGGGAAAAGGCGATGCATGGGCCGCACAATGCGTTGAAAAAAACGGCAGGTTTTACCTGTACACGCCCATGATCTCGAAAGTTAATAATCGCGGAGCCATCGGGGTGGCTGTCGCCGATAGTCCTTTCGGTCCCTTTTATGATCCTTTGGGTAAGCCGTTGGTGCAAAGCGACTGGGGGGATATCGACCCGACTGTTTTTATCGACAATGATGGGCAGGCGCATATGTATTGGGGCAATCCCCAATTGAAGTATGTAAAACTCAATGAAGACATGATCTCTTACTCGGGAGCTATTATAGAAGTGCCGATGACGGAAGCCGCTTTCGGAAAACGGGAGGGGGATCCCAAAAGACCCGCAAAGTATGAAGAAGGACCGTGGCTGTATAAACGGAACAGCCTTTATTATCTTTTTTGGCCGGGAGGGCCGTTGCCGGAATTTATAGGCTATTCTACAAGCAAAAGCGCCCGGGGGCCCTGGACCTATGGCGGCATTATCATGCCTGCGGAGGGCAAATCATTCACCAATCATCCGGGAGTGATCGATTTCAGAGGCAAGACCTATTTTTTCTATCATAACGGAGCCTTGCCCGGGGGGAGTGGTTTTAACCGGTCTGTTTGCGTAGAAGAATTGAAATTTAATAAGGACGGATCGATAACGCCCTTTAAAATGACGGGCGGAATTCAAAAGGGTATTGCTACGCTCAATCCTTACCAGCTGGTTCAGGCCGAAACCATATCCTGGTCCGAGGGAATGAAGGCGCTGCAAAATGAAAAAGTAGGAGTTTTTGTTATGGCAACGAACAACGGCGCCTACAGCAGCGTTCAAAATGTAGATTTCGGCAGCCGGGGCGCATCAGCGTTTTCTGCCCGGGTGGGCACCACGCATAACAGCGGCGTTACAATGGAAATAAGGCTCGATAGCCTGCAAGGGCCGTTGGCGGGGATACTAAAAGTTCCAATGACCGGCGGCAGCGACCGCTGGGCCTTGCCGGAGATAAAACTCGATAAAAAAATAACTGGCGTTCACAATATCTACTTCGTTTGTAAAGGAAAAGCGGCATCCGGTATCCTTTATTTCGACTACTGGCGGTTTATTTGA
- a CDS encoding SusC/RagA family TonB-linked outer membrane protein: MKKVLRKQRTICGFYATPATRLKRLLYLLALLVAPWIASAQTIRVSGRVTNAEGGPVSGASILVKGTSVGTNADKNGAFRIEAPATGVLVVSAVSYAQQEVPVLNQSQVTVVLEALQKQMDEIIVVGYGTQRKEAVTGSVASIGGDKMREVPAPNISQALQGRLAGVQMNQTSTKPGAAMQIRIRGTRSLTADNNPLIVLDGIPFPGSVADLNPNDIKSIDVLKDASATAIYGSRGANGVILITTNKGQTGRKATLSYNPYFGAQTVFARYPMMNGSEFAALRKAAGLFTNGVDEADDVNVDWQKLLYRTGTVNSHDITLTGGAESGSYNVGLGYYRNQGVIPTQRYTRYSIRSAVDQQVGKYFRFGFTTNNNYSINESDQLGLFGALANSPLANPYKEDGSLKRTVKTSLGESYVLTRSIVERLQREGLWLNETRGFATYNALYGEVKIPWIRGLKYRMNLGLDFIQSNNGNFTGEGINAINPATVSTAGISNAHTYHWTLENLLTYDKTIAQKHNINLTALYSTEQQKYNRSSMSAKDIQAEDFQFYNLGRADGEITVDPNNQGYYMWGLMSWMGRVMYAYDNRYMIAATLRSDASSRLARGHQRHTYPAISAGWNLSSERFMQNISWLNALKLRAGYGQTSNQAINPYATLGQLSTRPYNFGDDTYATGYYVTQLPNSNLGWEYSETYNYGLDFRLFNNRLSGTIEYYVTNTKDLLLSLDLPPTSGVSNYTANIGRTQNKGLEFSLNGTIIDNRNGWTWDAGFNLYANRNKLVALASGQTRDVGNAWFVGHNINAIYDYEKIGLWQEGDPYLNILEPGGKTGMIKVKYTGGYKEDGTPERAIGADDRQIMDVDPKLEGGFNTRVGYKGFDLSLVGLFKSGGLLVSTLYGSGGYLNTLTSRNNNVKVDYWTPENTDAKYPNPAGPLSGDNPKYGSTLGYFNASFLKLRTISLGYDFNHSLLKNTGTRLRTYFTVQNPFVLFAPYYRESGMDPETNSYGNENAAVASYQSRILTIGTNTPATRNYILGLNLTF; the protein is encoded by the coding sequence ATGAAAAAAGTACTTCGAAAACAACGAACGATTTGCGGTTTCTACGCTACGCCGGCAACCCGGCTGAAACGCTTGCTGTACCTGCTGGCCTTACTCGTTGCCCCATGGATTGCTTCAGCGCAAACCATCCGGGTGAGCGGAAGGGTTACCAATGCGGAAGGCGGGCCGGTATCCGGCGCTTCCATCCTGGTAAAGGGAACCTCCGTTGGCACAAATGCAGACAAAAATGGAGCGTTTAGAATTGAAGCACCGGCAACAGGCGTGTTGGTGGTCAGCGCTGTTTCCTATGCGCAGCAGGAAGTGCCCGTTTTAAACCAGTCCCAGGTTACGGTCGTACTGGAAGCGCTGCAAAAGCAAATGGATGAGATCATCGTGGTGGGATATGGCACACAGCGGAAGGAAGCGGTTACAGGATCCGTGGCATCCATCGGCGGTGATAAAATGAGGGAGGTGCCGGCACCCAATATCTCCCAGGCATTGCAGGGGCGCCTGGCGGGCGTGCAAATGAACCAGACTTCTACTAAGCCGGGAGCTGCCATGCAGATCCGGATCCGCGGAACGCGCTCGCTAACGGCGGATAACAACCCGCTCATTGTGTTAGACGGAATCCCTTTTCCGGGGTCTGTCGCAGACCTGAATCCAAATGATATAAAAAGCATTGATGTGCTTAAAGACGCATCCGCAACGGCCATCTATGGTTCAAGGGGCGCAAACGGTGTGATACTGATTACCACCAATAAGGGTCAAACCGGAAGAAAGGCCACCCTTTCTTATAATCCGTATTTTGGAGCGCAAACGGTATTTGCCAGGTACCCCATGATGAATGGAAGCGAGTTTGCAGCGCTGCGAAAAGCGGCCGGGCTTTTTACCAACGGGGTCGATGAGGCAGATGATGTAAATGTAGACTGGCAGAAGCTTCTGTACAGAACGGGCACGGTAAACAGCCATGATATAACCCTTACCGGCGGTGCTGAATCGGGCAGCTACAATGTAGGGCTTGGGTACTACCGGAACCAGGGTGTGATCCCAACGCAACGTTACACGCGATATTCGATACGGTCAGCTGTGGATCAGCAGGTTGGCAAATATTTTCGCTTCGGGTTTACAACCAATAATAATTACAGTATAAACGAGAGCGACCAGCTGGGGTTATTTGGCGCGCTTGCCAATTCGCCGCTTGCCAATCCGTACAAAGAAGATGGAAGCCTGAAACGCACGGTAAAAACCTCCCTGGGGGAAAGCTATGTACTAACAAGATCTATTGTGGAGCGCCTGCAGCGGGAGGGGCTTTGGCTGAATGAGACCAGAGGGTTTGCAACCTATAACGCATTGTACGGGGAAGTAAAAATTCCCTGGATCCGGGGGCTGAAATATCGGATGAATCTTGGGCTTGATTTTATACAGAGTAACAACGGCAATTTCACAGGTGAGGGTATCAATGCCATAAATCCTGCTACGGTGTCCACTGCCGGTATCAGCAATGCGCATACCTATCACTGGACGTTGGAAAATTTGCTTACATACGACAAAACAATTGCACAAAAACACAATATTAACCTTACGGCGCTTTATTCTACAGAACAGCAGAAATACAATCGATCCTCTATGTCGGCAAAAGATATCCAGGCGGAAGATTTCCAGTTTTATAACCTGGGCCGTGCTGATGGGGAAATTACGGTAGACCCCAATAACCAGGGCTATTATATGTGGGGGCTTATGTCATGGATGGGCCGTGTGATGTATGCTTATGACAACCGGTATATGATAGCGGCCACATTGCGTTCTGATGCTTCTTCGCGGCTTGCCAGGGGGCATCAGCGGCATACCTATCCTGCGATATCGGCGGGCTGGAATCTGTCAAGCGAACGCTTCATGCAAAATATAAGCTGGCTGAATGCATTGAAACTGCGTGCCGGTTATGGCCAAACCTCGAACCAGGCCATTAACCCATATGCTACCCTGGGGCAATTAAGTACCCGGCCCTATAATTTTGGCGACGACACCTATGCCACCGGTTATTATGTTACGCAATTGCCGAATTCCAACCTGGGATGGGAATACTCGGAAACGTATAACTATGGCCTGGATTTCAGGTTGTTTAACAACCGGCTCTCGGGTACGATTGAGTACTATGTTACCAATACAAAGGATCTTTTATTAAGCCTCGATCTGCCGCCTACTTCGGGGGTTAGCAATTATACCGCGAATATAGGACGTACGCAAAACAAAGGACTGGAGTTTAGCCTGAATGGTACCATTATTGACAACCGGAACGGATGGACATGGGATGCCGGCTTCAACCTGTATGCCAACCGGAACAAGCTGGTGGCACTGGCCTCCGGACAAACCCGCGATGTGGGGAATGCCTGGTTTGTTGGCCATAATATTAATGCCATTTACGACTATGAAAAAATTGGTTTATGGCAGGAGGGGGACCCCTACCTGAATATATTGGAGCCTGGTGGAAAAACAGGAATGATCAAAGTAAAATATACCGGCGGGTATAAAGAGGATGGCACGCCGGAACGGGCGATTGGTGCAGACGACCGGCAGATCATGGATGTGGATCCCAAGTTGGAAGGCGGCTTTAACACACGCGTGGGCTATAAGGGTTTTGACCTGAGCCTGGTGGGATTGTTTAAAAGCGGCGGGCTGCTGGTGAGCACGCTGTACGGATCCGGGGGGTATTTAAATACCCTCACCTCCCGGAATAATAATGTGAAGGTGGACTACTGGACGCCGGAAAATACCGACGCAAAATATCCCAACCCGGCAGGGCCGCTTAGCGGCGATAATCCCAAATACGGCAGTACGCTTGGATACTTTAACGCCTCGTTTTTAAAACTGCGCACCATCTCCCTGGGGTATGATTTTAATCACAGCCTGTTGAAAAACACCGGAACAAGATTGAGAACCTACTTCACCGTTCAGAATCCGTTTGTTTTATTCGCTCCGTACTACAGGGAATCGGGCATGGACCCGGAAACCAATTCCTATGGAAATGAAAATGCGGCGGTAGCCTCCTATCAATCGAGAATTCTTACGATTGGTACCAATACACCGGCTACAAGAAATTATATATTGGGTTTGAACCTGACATTTTAA
- a CDS encoding RagB/SusD family nutrient uptake outer membrane protein, translating to MKQMRLQKIWGILLVSAVLAGCSRILDEQPRSTFTPEYFKTEKGVRGGITALYANLRWVYGQAYYYNACLTGTDEATWAQSADGNFKDMDMSGAGNITPTSFPTSIVWDNTFASINTASGIIENANSVGLSAALIAEAQFFRAFDYFLLVQTYGGVPLDLGSGELRFNINPVRVSTRNTVPEVYTKAIFPDLKAAVDQLPDAGRVKGGATKTLARLYLAKAYLTYGWWLQNPGNIPTYPEATRTDPNGHDAQWYFQQAYDMAAFAIDNPGPFALQPTYYDVHLGSNDRNSEMLLYADHTETSELYNGSSLTYGSGGAPDNFAVWMMTWNYTNIRSSSSASSWAAVSSVQRAATQDLGRPWTRMAPPIDVFTKTFADKVNDSRYDGTFVTTYRGNWDKAGISGPLYNANFMQVNPGEAILTFLNNEPATAIDYSNSVYKSNVGAGVLPGRADFVISPEGISRLRHPGLWKLGTYRTDNGGGLGQPNAASTRPFNIAEFSELYFVAAEAAVKGAAVKPGKSARELINVIRARAGKWRFDNNGNKEKIADNSAAMTAATPATIDIDYILAERSREYFGEGYRWYDLVRTQKWTALSATYRIGGVNATDHTPATVTRNIQPFHYLRPIPQGQIDRMQLSDAEKKAYQNPGYQ from the coding sequence ATGAAACAGATGCGGCTACAAAAAATATGGGGTATCCTCTTGGTTAGTGCTGTACTTGCCGGCTGCTCCAGGATACTGGACGAACAACCCCGCAGCACCTTTACTCCCGAATATTTCAAAACCGAAAAAGGCGTAAGGGGAGGCATTACGGCGCTTTATGCCAATTTGCGCTGGGTATACGGACAGGCTTATTATTACAATGCATGTCTCACCGGTACGGATGAAGCTACCTGGGCGCAGAGTGCAGACGGTAATTTTAAGGATATGGATATGTCGGGTGCAGGCAATATTACCCCCACCAGTTTTCCTACCAGTATCGTGTGGGACAATACATTTGCCAGCATCAATACGGCGAGCGGTATTATCGAAAACGCAAACTCCGTGGGCCTTTCCGCTGCATTGATAGCAGAGGCACAGTTTTTTCGAGCATTTGATTATTTCCTGTTGGTGCAAACCTACGGCGGCGTTCCGCTCGACCTGGGAAGCGGGGAACTGCGCTTTAATATCAATCCTGTACGCGTATCAACGCGTAACACGGTTCCGGAAGTATATACAAAGGCCATTTTCCCCGATCTGAAAGCAGCGGTGGATCAGCTGCCCGATGCGGGACGTGTAAAGGGGGGCGCTACCAAAACGCTGGCCCGTTTGTACCTGGCGAAGGCGTATCTGACTTATGGCTGGTGGTTGCAGAATCCCGGCAATATACCTACCTATCCGGAAGCAACAAGGACTGATCCCAACGGGCATGATGCGCAATGGTATTTTCAGCAGGCCTACGACATGGCGGCGTTTGCCATCGATAATCCAGGCCCTTTTGCCTTGCAGCCAACTTATTATGATGTACATCTTGGCTCGAACGACCGGAATAGTGAAATGCTTTTATACGCCGATCATACGGAAACCAGTGAGCTTTATAATGGCAGCAGTCTTACGTATGGCAGCGGCGGTGCGCCAGACAACTTCGCAGTCTGGATGATGACCTGGAACTATACCAATATCCGGAGCAGCTCCAGCGCCTCTTCATGGGCTGCCGTCAGCTCGGTACAGCGTGCTGCCACGCAGGATCTGGGCCGGCCCTGGACACGCATGGCGCCCCCGATCGATGTATTTACAAAAACCTTTGCCGATAAAGTAAACGACTCCCGGTACGACGGTACCTTTGTTACCACCTACCGAGGAAACTGGGACAAGGCGGGCATCAGCGGGCCGCTGTATAATGCAAACTTTATGCAGGTGAACCCGGGCGAAGCAATTTTAACGTTTTTGAATAATGAGCCGGCAACAGCAATCGATTATTCCAATTCGGTTTATAAAAGCAATGTAGGAGCCGGTGTATTGCCTGGCCGGGCCGATTTCGTAATATCACCTGAAGGCATCAGCCGGTTGCGGCACCCCGGCCTTTGGAAATTGGGCACTTACAGAACAGACAATGGTGGTGGTTTGGGCCAGCCCAATGCAGCGTCAACCCGCCCCTTTAATATTGCTGAATTTTCAGAATTATACTTCGTTGCTGCTGAAGCCGCAGTTAAGGGTGCTGCTGTAAAGCCCGGCAAGTCTGCCAGGGAATTAATCAACGTGATACGCGCAAGGGCCGGTAAATGGCGGTTTGACAACAATGGCAATAAGGAAAAGATTGCGGATAACAGCGCCGCAATGACAGCTGCAACACCCGCAACCATCGACATCGATTATATCCTGGCAGAACGCTCCCGTGAATATTTCGGTGAGGGATACCGGTGGTATGACCTGGTACGTACACAAAAATGGACAGCCCTGTCCGCTACCTACCGGATCGGGGGGGTAAATGCAACAGATCATACGCCTGCAACGGTTACGCGTAATATTCAGCCCTTCCATTATCTCCGGCCGATTCCGCAGGGTCAAATAGACCGGATGCAACTGTCAGATGCCGAAAAGAAAGCCTATCAAAATCCCGGGTATCAGTAA
- the xylA gene encoding xylose isomerase yields the protein MSVLFGSKEYFKGIPQIKYEGTGSDNPLAFRWYDEDRVVAGKTLKEHFRFACAYWHSFCNDGNDPFGPGTHLFSWNAKADPVDRAKEKMDAAFEFITKMRLPFYCFHDVDLVDYGSDIRENDRRLQALVDYARQQQAASGVKLLWGTANVFSNPRYMNGAATNPDFLVLSHAAAQVKTAIDATIELGGDGYVFWGGREGYMTLLNTDMKREKAHLARFLHMAKDYARRNGFKGTFLIEPKPMEPTKHQYDYDSETVIGFLRQWDLLDDFKINIEVNHATLAGHTFQHELQVSADAGVLGSLDANRGDYQNGWDTDQFPNNLNELTEAMLIFLEAGGLQGGGINFDAKIRRTSTDPQDLFYAHIGGMDAFARALITADAILSSSGYKQLRKDRYASFDTGKGSAFEKAALTLEELHAYAIESGEPPRVSGRQEYLENMINRYL from the coding sequence ATGAGCGTTTTATTCGGTAGTAAAGAATATTTCAAGGGTATTCCGCAGATAAAATATGAGGGAACCGGATCTGATAACCCGCTGGCATTTCGCTGGTATGATGAAGACCGGGTGGTGGCCGGAAAAACGTTAAAAGAGCATTTCCGTTTTGCCTGTGCCTATTGGCATTCATTCTGCAACGACGGTAATGATCCCTTCGGACCCGGAACACACCTGTTTAGCTGGAATGCAAAGGCAGATCCGGTGGATCGTGCAAAGGAAAAGATGGACGCGGCCTTTGAATTCATCACTAAGATGCGGCTGCCGTTTTATTGTTTCCACGATGTGGACCTGGTAGATTATGGCAGCGATATCAGGGAGAACGACCGCCGCTTGCAGGCGTTGGTGGACTATGCCAGGCAGCAGCAGGCCGCAAGCGGAGTAAAGTTGCTATGGGGAACTGCCAATGTGTTTTCCAATCCCCGCTATATGAACGGGGCCGCCACCAACCCGGATTTTCTTGTATTGTCGCATGCGGCAGCACAGGTAAAAACAGCCATTGATGCCACTATTGAGCTGGGCGGTGATGGATATGTATTCTGGGGGGGAAGGGAAGGTTATATGACCCTGCTGAATACGGATATGAAACGGGAGAAAGCACATTTGGCGCGCTTCCTGCATATGGCAAAAGACTATGCAAGACGCAATGGTTTTAAGGGTACTTTTCTCATCGAACCCAAGCCCATGGAGCCAACCAAACACCAGTACGATTACGACAGCGAAACCGTGATCGGCTTTTTGCGCCAATGGGACCTGCTGGATGATTTCAAAATAAATATAGAAGTCAACCACGCTACCCTGGCGGGCCATACCTTCCAGCATGAGCTACAGGTTTCGGCCGATGCGGGGGTGCTGGGCTCGCTGGATGCGAACCGGGGTGATTACCAGAACGGGTGGGATACAGACCAGTTTCCCAACAATCTTAATGAACTTACAGAAGCCATGCTGATCTTTCTGGAAGCCGGCGGGCTGCAGGGAGGCGGCATCAATTTCGATGCAAAGATCCGCAGGACCTCTACCGACCCCCAGGACCTGTTCTATGCGCATATTGGCGGTATGGATGCTTTTGCCAGGGCATTGATCACTGCGGATGCCATATTGAGCAGTTCCGGTTATAAGCAACTGCGTAAAGACCGGTATGCATCCTTTGATACAGGAAAAGGCAGCGCGTTTGAGAAAGCTGCTTTAACGCTCGAGGAGTTACATGCCTACGCTATTGAATCCGGCGAGCCGCCGAGGGTTAGTGGTAGACAGGAATACCTGGAGAATATGATCAACAGGTATCTTTAG
- a CDS encoding LacI family DNA-binding transcriptional regulator produces the protein MSKKKEITIYDLADSLNISVATVSRALKDDPVVSKKTRKKIFELAEKMGYRANHFARNLRVRETNTIGFMIHELKSNFSNAVLSGVEKIATEAGYDLIIAHSAERYEKEVANARNLFNKRVDGIIASLAFDTRNYDHFKWFSDKGVPVVFFDRVERVRGNTVVVIDNYRCGYEATRHLIEQGCRRIAHVTSNLARNVYTDRFKGYRAALDEAGLAFEDHLVMVDNLSENAGISSAEKILGMQPMPDGAFITNDFVAAAFIKTLKENQVAVPGDIAVVGFNNDAIAHLIEPSLTTVNYPGIEMGEVAARALINHLKGASDIRQIDTVIINSGLIVRRSSLKKKPLIGLGKK, from the coding sequence ATGTCTAAAAAGAAAGAGATTACTATTTATGACCTTGCAGACAGCCTGAACATCTCGGTTGCAACGGTTAGCAGGGCATTAAAAGATGATCCTGTTGTAAGTAAAAAAACCAGGAAGAAGATTTTCGAACTTGCTGAAAAAATGGGGTACAGGGCCAATCATTTTGCCCGGAACCTTCGTGTGCGCGAAACCAATACGATTGGTTTTATGATTCACGAGCTGAAGAGTAACTTCAGCAATGCCGTATTGTCTGGTGTAGAAAAGATCGCCACTGAAGCCGGTTATGATCTGATCATTGCTCACTCGGCCGAACGGTATGAAAAAGAGGTAGCGAATGCCCGGAATCTTTTCAATAAACGGGTAGACGGTATTATTGCATCATTGGCATTCGATACCCGGAATTATGACCATTTTAAATGGTTTTCGGATAAGGGCGTACCGGTTGTTTTTTTCGACCGGGTGGAGCGGGTGCGGGGCAATACGGTTGTTGTGATTGATAATTACCGGTGCGGTTACGAAGCTACCCGGCATTTAATTGAGCAGGGTTGCCGGCGTATCGCGCATGTAACTTCCAACCTGGCCCGGAATGTTTATACCGATCGTTTCAAAGGATACAGGGCTGCATTGGATGAGGCTGGACTGGCTTTTGAAGACCACCTGGTGATGGTTGATAATTTAAGCGAAAATGCTGGGATCAGCTCCGCGGAAAAGATTTTGGGAATGCAGCCGATGCCAGACGGTGCGTTTATAACCAACGACTTTGTTGCGGCGGCCTTTATCAAAACATTAAAGGAAAACCAGGTAGCCGTACCGGGGGATATAGCCGTAGTTGGATTTAATAATGACGCCATTGCGCATCTGATAGAACCTTCGCTCACTACCGTAAACTACCCGGGTATCGAAATGGGAGAGGTGGCCGCCCGGGCGCTCATCAATCATTTAAAGGGGGCAAGCGATATAAGACAGATCGATACGGTGATCATCAACTCGGGTCTGATCGTTCGGCGATCATCCTTAAAGAAAAAGCCCCTTATCGGGTTGGGTAAAAAATAA
- a CDS encoding SDR family NAD(P)-dependent oxidoreductase — protein sequence MRSENRIAVITGGGSGLGYAIASAFLQNGIETIIAGRDAGKLHTARKALGALCHARTLDVTDLQAIPAFVDEVVKAFGHIDILVNNAGINMKKDMEAVTDEEFQNVMCTNVNAVFALSREVIRYMLPAGTGCIINISSMAALYGIPRVIAYSAAKAAVDGMTRAMAVELAPGGIRVNSIAPGFIYSAMTDKALNSDPDRKARVFARTPMGRMGEPGDVAGAALYLVSDAAKYVTGVVLPVDGGNSIGF from the coding sequence ATGAGATCTGAAAACAGAATTGCGGTAATAACGGGTGGAGGTTCAGGCCTGGGCTATGCCATAGCCTCCGCATTCCTTCAAAACGGCATTGAAACCATTATTGCCGGGCGCGATGCCGGTAAACTGCATACGGCCAGAAAAGCCCTCGGAGCCTTATGCCACGCACGAACACTTGATGTAACGGACCTGCAAGCCATTCCCGCATTTGTTGATGAGGTGGTAAAAGCGTTTGGGCACATAGACATCCTGGTAAATAACGCCGGGATCAATATGAAGAAGGATATGGAAGCCGTTACCGATGAAGAATTCCAAAACGTGATGTGCACCAATGTAAATGCCGTGTTTGCGTTGAGCCGTGAGGTGATCCGGTACATGTTGCCGGCCGGAACCGGGTGCATTATCAATATCAGTTCTATGGCCGCCCTGTATGGTATCCCCAGGGTAATTGCATATAGTGCCGCCAAAGCGGCTGTTGACGGAATGACAAGAGCAATGGCCGTGGAACTCGCGCCTGGGGGGATCCGGGTTAATTCCATAGCGCCCGGGTTTATATATTCAGCCATGACGGATAAAGCGTTGAACAGCGATCCGGATCGCAAGGCGCGCGTATTTGCCCGCACGCCAATGGGAAGGATGGGTGAGCCGGGTGATGTGGCCGGTGCAGCGCTTTACCTGGTAAGCGATGCTGCAAAATATGTAACCGGAGTTGTATTACCCGTCGATGGCGGCAATAGTATAGGGTTTTGA
- a CDS encoding endo-1,4-beta-xylanase: MKRKWSLLIIAALISGCAGNRKIGRAPASLKEAFKNDFLIGTALSAGQIGERDAGARVLVPQQFNAITPENVMKCEAIHPQWNRYDYKLADEYVNYGSRRQMFIVGHTLIWHSQLPGFVHRIKSPDSLRLFMQQHIHTIASRYAGRVNSWDVVNEALNEDGTLRRSVFFEKLGPSYIAEAFKLAAEAAPGTLLYYNDYNIEQPAKRRGAIELIRKIQASGARIDGVGIQGHWHLGQVPFRDLEQSIADFSALGIKVAITELDINVLPRPKNMSGAEVSQKFASDPEMNPYPNGLPAALEEQLAKDYEQLFKILVKYKQQISRVTFWGVHDGQSWLNNWPIPGRTNYPLLFDRQGRPKPAYYRVLAVGEK, from the coding sequence ATGAAAAGAAAATGGTCTCTTTTAATAATAGCTGCTTTGATCAGCGGCTGTGCAGGCAACCGGAAGATAGGTCGTGCCCCGGCAAGCCTGAAAGAAGCCTTTAAAAATGATTTTTTAATCGGTACAGCGCTTAGCGCAGGTCAGATCGGGGAAAGGGATGCCGGTGCCCGCGTATTGGTACCGCAACAGTTTAACGCCATTACGCCCGAGAACGTCATGAAATGCGAAGCCATACATCCGCAATGGAACCGGTATGATTATAAACTGGCGGATGAATACGTAAACTATGGAAGCCGCCGGCAAATGTTCATTGTAGGACATACGCTTATCTGGCATAGTCAATTGCCCGGTTTTGTGCACCGGATTAAAAGCCCTGATTCGCTCCGTTTATTTATGCAGCAACATATCCATACCATTGCGTCGAGATACGCCGGCCGGGTAAACAGTTGGGATGTAGTGAATGAAGCGCTGAACGAAGACGGCACGCTGCGCCGGTCGGTCTTCTTTGAAAAGCTGGGCCCTTCTTATATTGCGGAAGCATTCAAACTCGCTGCGGAAGCAGCGCCCGGAACGCTTTTGTATTATAACGATTATAATATCGAGCAGCCGGCAAAACGCAGGGGCGCAATTGAATTGATCAGGAAGATACAGGCCTCCGGCGCGAGAATTGACGGTGTGGGTATACAGGGGCATTGGCACCTGGGACAGGTACCTTTCAGGGACCTGGAGCAAAGTATCGCCGATTTTTCCGCATTGGGCATTAAAGTAGCGATTACAGAACTGGACATTAATGTACTTCCAAGACCCAAAAATATGAGCGGCGCGGAGGTAAGTCAGAAATTTGCGTCGGACCCGGAAATGAATCCCTATCCCAATGGGTTACCGGCAGCCCTGGAGGAGCAGCTGGCAAAGGATTATGAACAGCTGTTTAAAATATTGGTAAAGTACAAGCAGCAGATCAGTCGTGTTACTTTTTGGGGAGTGCATGATGGGCAGAGCTGGCTCAATAACTGGCCCATACCCGGAAGAACCAATTACCCGCTTTTGTTTGACAGGCAGGGCAGGCCCAAGCCGGCCTATTACAGGGTATTGGCCGTTGGAGAAAAATAA